A window of Caretta caretta isolate rCarCar2 chromosome 11, rCarCar1.hap1, whole genome shotgun sequence contains these coding sequences:
- the G6PC2 gene encoding glucose-6-phosphatase 2, whose product MDLLHSNGVLIIQHLQKDYRSYQDFLNFMSQVGDPRNIFLIYFPLWFQLNQVVGTKMIWVAVIGDWFNLIFKWILFGHRPYWWVQETMIYSNQSSPCLEQFPITCETGPGSPSGHAMGSSCVWYVMVTAALSYTVRWKDESTITLHRLTWSFLWSVFWIIQISVCVSRVFIATHFPHQVILGVIGGMLVAEAFEHTPAIQTASLRTYIKTNLFLFIFALGFYLLLKLIDVDLLWSVPKAKKWCANPDWINIDTTPFAGLVRNLGALFGLGLGINSEMFIMSCKGKNGYKTSFRLLCIAASLVTLQLFDFIKLPTHTEYLFYVLSFCKSAAIPLTVVALIPYCIHLLMRPTEKKLN is encoded by the exons ATGGATCTCCTTCATAGTAATGGTGTGCTTATAATTCAGCATTTACAGAAGGATTACAGGTCTTACCAGGACTTTCTAAATTTCATGTCACAAGTAGGAGATCCCcggaatatatttttaatttattttcctctTTGGTTCCAACTTAACCAAGTGGTTGGTACTAAAATGATATGGGTGGCAGTCATTGGAGATTGGTTCAACCTCATATTTAAATG GATTTTATTTGGCCATCGTCCATATTGGTGGGTCCAAGAAACAATGATCTATTCCAATCAATCGAGCCCATGTCTTGAACAATTTCCTATAACATGTGAAACTGGGCCAG gaaGCCCATCTGGCCACGCTATGGGATCTTCTTGTGTCTGGTATGTAATGGTAACAGCAGCACTTAGCTACACAGTGAGGTGGAAAGATGAATCCACAATTACACTGCACAG aCTTACCTGGTCATTCCTCTGGAGTGTGTTTTGGATTATTCAgatcagtgtgtgtgtctctagAGTATTCATAGCAACACATTTCCCACATCAAGTTATTCTTGGAGTAATTGGTG GAATGCTTGTTGCTGAAGCATTTGAACATACCCCTGCTATCCAGACAGCGAGTTTGAGAACGTACATCAAGACAAATTTGTTTCTCTTCATCTTTGCTCTTGGCTTTTACCTGCTTCTCAAACTTATTGATGTTGATCTTCTATGGTCCGTTCCAAAGGCAAAGAAATGGTGTGCCAACCCAGACTGGATAAACATTGACACAACTCCATTTGCTGGACTGGTGAGAAATTTAGGTGCACTCTTTGGGTTAGGTCTTGGCattaattctgaaatgttcatcATGAGCTGTAAAGGTAAAAATGGATATAAGACGAGTTTCAGGCTACTGTGCATAGCTGCTTCTTTAGTTACCTTGCAGCTGTTTGATTTTATCAAGTTACCCACACATACAGAGTATTTGTTTTATGttctttctttttgtaaaagtgcAGCCATACCTCTTACTGTAGTTGCCTTGATTCCATACTGCATACACTTATTAATGAGGCCAACTGAAAAGAAGTTAAATTAG